A single region of the Actinoplanes sp. SE50/110 genome encodes:
- a CDS encoding DUF397 domain-containing protein gives MTYVVNGMPAGQLQGVTWQKSRRSNPSGNCVECAVLPGGDVAVRNSRDPEGAALIYTRAEIEAFLGGVRDGDFDNLVA, from the coding sequence ATGACCTACGTGGTCAACGGCATGCCTGCCGGTCAGCTGCAGGGCGTGACCTGGCAGAAGAGCCGTCGCAGCAACCCGAGTGGCAACTGTGTGGAGTGCGCCGTCCTGCCCGGCGGCGACGTCGCCGTGCGCAACTCCCGCGACCCCGAGGGTGCCGCGCTGATCTACACCCGGGCCGAGATCGAGGCGTTTCTCGGCGGGGTCCGGGACGGGGACTTCGACAACCTGGTGGCCTGA
- a CDS encoding helix-turn-helix transcriptional regulator: MSEATQEDAAGGGPTVLRILLGSQLRKLRESKGITRDKAGYEIRASGSKISRMELGRVSFKERDVADLLTLYGVESPAEREMLLSLARQANSPGWWQQLNDVLPSWFQAYLGLEAAASLIRTYEIQFVPGLLQTPEYARAVIMLGHAGASAEEIDRRVEVRRQRQQILTRPGGPQLWAVIDEAVLRRPIGGVAVMRAQIEALIEASKLPSVRLQVIPFTAGGHAAAGGPFSILRFPEPELPDVVYVEQLTSAIYLDKREDLDQYAMAMERVCIDADPPNDTPEILGKLLHEVGRPL; this comes from the coding sequence GTGAGCGAGGCCACGCAGGAGGATGCGGCGGGCGGCGGCCCGACCGTGCTGCGCATTCTGCTCGGCTCCCAGCTCCGCAAGCTGCGGGAGTCGAAAGGGATCACCCGCGACAAGGCGGGATATGAGATCCGTGCCTCCGGTTCCAAGATCAGCCGTATGGAGCTCGGCCGGGTCAGCTTCAAGGAACGCGACGTCGCCGACCTCTTGACCTTGTACGGGGTGGAGAGCCCCGCCGAGCGCGAAATGCTGCTCAGCCTGGCCCGGCAGGCCAACAGCCCCGGCTGGTGGCAGCAGCTCAACGACGTCCTGCCGTCCTGGTTCCAGGCGTATCTCGGGCTGGAGGCGGCCGCCTCGCTCATCCGCACCTATGAGATCCAGTTCGTCCCGGGTCTGCTCCAGACCCCGGAGTATGCGCGCGCCGTGATCATGCTCGGGCACGCCGGCGCGTCCGCCGAGGAGATCGACCGCCGGGTCGAGGTGCGCCGGCAGCGGCAGCAGATTCTCACCCGTCCGGGTGGCCCGCAGCTGTGGGCGGTCATCGACGAGGCGGTGCTGCGGCGGCCGATCGGCGGGGTCGCGGTGATGCGCGCCCAGATCGAGGCGCTCATCGAGGCGTCCAAGCTGCCGAGCGTGCGGCTGCAGGTCATCCCGTTCACCGCGGGCGGGCACGCGGCGGCCGGCGGCCCGTTCTCGATCCTGCGCTTCCCCGAGCCGGAGCTGCCCGACGTGGTCTACGTCGAGCAGCTGACCAGCGCCATCTACCTGGACAAGCGCGAGGATCTGGATCAGTACGCGATGGCGATGGAGCGGGTCTGCATCGACGCCGATCCGCCGAACGACACCCCGGAGATCCTCGGCAAGCTGCTGCACGAGGTGGGACGGCCGCTCTGA
- a CDS encoding helix-turn-helix domain-containing protein — protein MTAVEETPAAGLARAFEFLGRRWNAEVLGVLEGGPAGFRELSRAIDGISDSVLSNRLSCLTKAGLIARDVEAGPPVTVSYSLTAASRALMPALGQIARWADQHLPG, from the coding sequence ATGACGGCGGTGGAGGAGACCCCGGCGGCGGGGTTGGCCCGCGCCTTCGAGTTCCTCGGCCGCCGGTGGAACGCCGAGGTGCTCGGCGTGCTGGAGGGCGGTCCGGCCGGCTTCCGCGAGCTGTCCCGCGCGATCGACGGGATCAGTGACTCGGTCCTCTCCAACCGGCTGTCCTGCCTGACCAAGGCGGGTCTGATCGCGCGTGACGTGGAGGCCGGGCCGCCGGTCACGGTGTCCTATTCGCTGACCGCGGCGAGTCGCGCGCTGATGCCGGCGCTGGGTCAGATCGCCCGGTGGGCCGATCAGCATCTGCCCGGGTGA
- a CDS encoding malonic semialdehyde reductase — MDTLSEARSSLTPEGRSLLFTDARTASFFAPTPVTDEELREIWELAKWPPTQANTQPLRVLFVRTADGRERLIKHLAEGNRAKSQSAPVVAVLALDTEFHEHVPQVFPHNPGLKNLFEGNVDKRIADGTFSAALQAGYFIIAARAVGLHAGPMTGFDKAGVDAEFFPDGRFRSLAVVNLGHPAENAYRDRLPRLDHETTLHWA, encoded by the coding sequence GTGGATACTCTTTCTGAAGCGCGGTCGAGCCTGACCCCCGAGGGCCGCAGCCTCCTGTTCACCGACGCGCGCACCGCCTCCTTCTTCGCACCCACGCCGGTCACCGACGAGGAGCTCCGCGAGATCTGGGAGCTGGCCAAGTGGCCGCCGACGCAGGCCAACACGCAGCCGCTGCGGGTGCTGTTCGTGCGTACCGCCGACGGTAGGGAAAGGCTGATCAAGCACCTCGCCGAGGGCAACCGGGCGAAGTCGCAGAGCGCGCCGGTGGTCGCCGTGCTTGCCCTGGACACCGAGTTCCACGAGCACGTACCGCAGGTCTTCCCGCACAATCCCGGGCTCAAGAACCTTTTCGAGGGCAACGTCGACAAGCGGATCGCGGACGGCACGTTCAGCGCCGCGCTGCAGGCCGGATACTTCATCATCGCGGCCCGCGCGGTCGGCCTCCACGCCGGTCCGATGACCGGTTTCGACAAGGCCGGCGTCGACGCCGAGTTCTTCCCGGACGGCCGCTTCCGGTCGCTGGCCGTCGTCAACCTCGGCCACCCGGCCGAGAACGCGTACCGCGACCGCCTCCCGCGGCTGGACCACGAGACCACGCTCCACTGGGCCTGA
- a CDS encoding DUF3040 domain-containing protein: protein MLEPREEREFDGMVARLRDADPGFTRRVDRIHPRQRRRWLILTILLWTIAPICLLYGGWTGALEAVLAAAYGGWLLRKRRRAADAPSWPSSTDRRPTV, encoded by the coding sequence GTGCTCGAGCCGCGGGAAGAGCGGGAATTCGACGGCATGGTGGCCCGCTTGCGGGACGCCGACCCGGGCTTTACCCGCCGGGTCGACCGGATACACCCCCGGCAACGCCGGCGCTGGTTGATCCTGACCATCCTGCTGTGGACGATCGCCCCGATCTGCCTGCTCTACGGCGGCTGGACGGGCGCCCTGGAAGCGGTGCTGGCCGCCGCGTACGGCGGATGGCTGCTGCGCAAACGCCGCCGGGCGGCGGACGCCCCGTCGTGGCCGTCGTCCACCGACCGCCGGCCCACCGTCTGA
- a CDS encoding phosphoribosylaminoimidazolesuccinocarboxamide synthase has protein sequence MELLHSGKVRDVYADGGDLILVASDRISIYDVILPTPIPDKGKILTQLSLWWFDQLSDIVPNHVISSTDVPQEWAGRAIRCRRLDMVAVECIARGYLAGSGLKDYQRDAAVSGVPLPPGLVEGSRLPEPIFTPSTKEAVGAGHDQPMTFEQVVEQVGKDQAEELRRITLEIYRRGSEIAAGKGILIADTKIELGLADGELILGDEVLTPDSSRFWATEEWAPGDVQRYLDKQVLRDWATRETDWDRTEPGPDLPEHVVQATRGRYVEVYERLTGDRWS, from the coding sequence GTGGAGCTGCTGCACTCCGGCAAGGTTCGGGACGTCTATGCGGACGGGGGCGACCTCATCCTGGTCGCGTCGGATCGGATCTCGATCTACGACGTGATTCTGCCGACCCCGATCCCGGACAAGGGAAAGATCCTCACGCAGCTGTCGCTGTGGTGGTTCGACCAGCTCAGCGACATCGTGCCGAACCACGTGATCTCCTCGACGGATGTGCCGCAGGAGTGGGCGGGGCGGGCCATCCGGTGCCGGCGGCTGGACATGGTGGCGGTGGAGTGCATCGCCCGGGGGTATCTGGCCGGCTCGGGGCTCAAGGACTATCAGCGGGACGCCGCCGTCTCCGGGGTGCCGCTGCCGCCGGGGCTGGTCGAGGGATCGCGGCTCCCGGAGCCGATCTTCACGCCCAGCACCAAGGAGGCGGTCGGCGCCGGGCATGACCAGCCGATGACCTTCGAGCAGGTGGTGGAGCAGGTCGGTAAGGACCAGGCGGAGGAGCTGCGGCGGATCACCCTGGAGATCTACCGCCGGGGGTCGGAGATCGCGGCCGGCAAGGGGATCCTGATCGCGGACACCAAGATCGAGCTGGGGCTGGCGGACGGTGAGCTGATCCTCGGGGACGAGGTGCTGACGCCGGACTCGTCGCGGTTCTGGGCGACCGAGGAGTGGGCGCCCGGCGACGTGCAGCGGTATCTGGACAAGCAGGTGCTGCGGGACTGGGCGACCCGGGAGACCGACTGGGACCGGACCGAGCCGGGGCCGGACCTGCCGGAGCACGTGGTGCAGGCGACCCGAGGGCGGTATGTCGAGGTTTACGAGCGGCTGACCGGGGACCGCTGGAGCTAG
- a CDS encoding PQQ-binding-like beta-propeller repeat protein, which yields MAGLLVGALLVAPTWDHPGYDAEDSYFNPSAIAVRQLTPTWSASLRQVDESCSGFSAPIVGDDQVYVTDREGVSSYGLDFGDLRIRFTWDYAYDNSTPRMALAGGLLILADDDCNSASAPHGRLTALDPATGRPRWDHTVGPIVSALVDKNVILVSGSSPSDEQSVAAYRVSDGHLLWSRVDYASSGVSANGVVPLEKGDTTIAVGVSTGTVRWSRPSPARVQAASPHADRFYATDGSGALLALDAATGRTVWTAAGRASTLVAADGTRVYLASGSTVTALSAATGRVVWSRKLSAAAGQPVVAAGVVYTGSRILNAATGVPTGRTLAGLVTPAGDRLYQVDGARLTAYGPVA from the coding sequence ATGGCGGGTCTTCTGGTCGGCGCCCTCCTCGTCGCGCCCACCTGGGACCATCCCGGATACGACGCCGAGGACAGCTACTTCAACCCGTCCGCGATCGCCGTCCGGCAGCTCACTCCGACCTGGTCGGCGAGCCTGCGCCAGGTCGACGAAAGCTGCTCGGGCTTCTCCGCCCCGATCGTCGGCGACGACCAGGTCTACGTCACCGACCGCGAGGGCGTCTCGAGTTACGGCCTCGACTTCGGCGACCTGCGGATCCGCTTCACGTGGGATTACGCGTACGACAACAGCACGCCGCGGATGGCCCTCGCCGGCGGCCTGCTGATCCTCGCCGACGACGACTGCAATTCGGCGAGCGCCCCGCACGGCCGGCTGACCGCCCTCGACCCGGCCACCGGCCGGCCCCGCTGGGACCACACCGTCGGCCCGATCGTCTCGGCGCTGGTCGACAAGAACGTGATCCTGGTGTCCGGGTCGTCGCCGTCCGACGAGCAGTCCGTCGCCGCCTATCGGGTCAGCGACGGCCACCTGCTGTGGAGCCGGGTCGACTACGCCTCCAGCGGCGTCTCGGCGAACGGCGTCGTCCCGCTGGAGAAGGGCGACACGACCATCGCGGTGGGCGTGTCCACCGGAACGGTGCGCTGGTCGCGACCGTCGCCGGCCCGGGTGCAGGCGGCGAGCCCGCACGCGGACCGCTTCTACGCCACCGACGGATCGGGCGCGCTGCTGGCGCTGGACGCCGCCACCGGGCGCACGGTGTGGACGGCGGCCGGTCGGGCCAGCACGCTGGTCGCCGCCGACGGGACCCGCGTCTACCTCGCCTCCGGCTCGACGGTGACGGCGCTCAGCGCGGCCACCGGCCGGGTGGTGTGGTCCCGCAAGCTGTCCGCGGCGGCCGGCCAGCCGGTGGTGGCGGCCGGCGTCGTCTACACCGGCAGCCGGATCCTGAACGCGGCCACCGGTGTGCCCACCGGCCGGACGCTCGCCGGCCTCGTCACGCCGGCCGGCGACCGCCTCTACCAGGTCGACGGCGCGCGCCTGACCGCGTACGGCCCGGTTGCCTAG
- a CDS encoding DUF305 domain-containing protein codes for MRRHVVAGALLLSLAACGTAPSAPAPSTPSASAAAAGATFNARDVMFLQMMVDHQQQGLRLAAIGAGRASRPDVANLARAVDLTETDELTMMKSWLTGWGRSTQVDKRVSVHADHGGLPSTTDAEIESLKTVKKADFETAFLNLFLAHQHNAVEMAQLELDTGANEQTRQFAERVKESRADQVQQMLRLLNG; via the coding sequence GTGAGGCGCCACGTCGTGGCCGGCGCGCTGCTCCTCTCGCTGGCGGCATGCGGAACAGCGCCGTCCGCCCCCGCCCCCTCGACCCCCTCGGCTTCCGCGGCGGCCGCCGGCGCGACCTTCAACGCCCGGGACGTGATGTTCCTGCAGATGATGGTCGACCACCAGCAGCAGGGGCTGCGGCTGGCCGCGATCGGCGCCGGCCGGGCCAGCCGCCCGGACGTCGCCAACCTGGCCCGGGCCGTCGACCTCACCGAGACCGACGAGCTCACCATGATGAAGAGCTGGCTCACCGGATGGGGTAGGTCCACCCAGGTGGACAAGCGGGTGAGCGTGCACGCCGACCACGGTGGTCTGCCGAGCACCACCGACGCCGAGATCGAGTCGTTGAAGACGGTGAAGAAGGCGGACTTCGAGACCGCGTTCCTCAACCTGTTCCTGGCGCACCAGCACAACGCCGTGGAGATGGCGCAGCTGGAGCTGGACACCGGCGCGAACGAGCAGACCAGGCAGTTCGCGGAGCGGGTCAAGGAATCCCGCGCCGACCAGGTCCAGCAGATGCTCCGCCTGTTGAACGGTTGA
- a CDS encoding lytic polysaccharide monooxygenase, giving the protein MRRKIAYPLAILGMAGSTLVITSPALAHGYVSSPPSRQAQCAAGTVADCGAIRFEPQSVEAPKGSRECNGGKADYTVLTDDSRGWAATSVGTSVKFSWVLTARHRTASWVYYVDGTAVATFDDGNAIPEATVSHTVNLGRFPGRHTVLAVWNIADTANAFYNCVDLNIGGGAPSTPAPTPTAAPTPTAAPTTAAPTTAPTATSAPASSAGSGTKWAPGVSYKAGDVVTYQGVSYRCRQPHTSIHSWEPSGFTLALWLPL; this is encoded by the coding sequence ATGCGCAGGAAGATCGCCTACCCGCTGGCCATCCTCGGGATGGCCGGATCGACCCTGGTGATCACCTCACCGGCTCTGGCCCACGGCTACGTCTCGTCGCCCCCGAGCCGGCAGGCCCAGTGCGCGGCCGGCACGGTCGCGGACTGCGGCGCGATCCGGTTCGAGCCGCAGAGCGTCGAGGCTCCGAAGGGTTCCCGGGAATGCAACGGTGGCAAGGCCGACTACACGGTCTTGACCGACGACTCGCGCGGCTGGGCGGCGACCTCCGTCGGCACCTCGGTGAAGTTCAGCTGGGTGCTGACCGCCCGGCACCGGACAGCGAGCTGGGTCTACTACGTGGACGGTACCGCGGTCGCCACGTTCGACGACGGGAACGCGATCCCCGAGGCCACGGTCAGCCACACGGTGAACCTCGGCAGGTTTCCGGGGCGGCACACGGTGCTGGCCGTGTGGAACATCGCGGACACGGCGAACGCCTTCTACAACTGCGTGGATCTGAACATCGGCGGCGGAGCTCCGTCCACGCCGGCGCCCACGCCGACGGCCGCGCCCACGCCGACGGCGGCGCCCACCACCGCGGCTCCGACCACCGCGCCGACCGCGACCAGCGCTCCCGCCTCTTCGGCCGGCAGCGGTACGAAGTGGGCGCCGGGCGTCAGCTACAAAGCCGGTGACGTGGTGACCTATCAGGGTGTCTCGTACCGGTGCCGCCAGCCGCACACGTCGATCCACAGCTGGGAGCCGTCCGGGTTCACTCTCGCCCTCTGGCTGCCGCTGTGA
- a CDS encoding HAMP domain-containing protein produces MRWALNRLALAITSMVALAFLVPLAVAIWQIAHDKAVSEARQQATSMVTVLGVNADPTALTNAVASTSAGSAGLLAVHLPGLDPIGTSHLTATTVESAAKQRRSGTVAAAGGVAYLQPTVLTDGRTVVVEVFVTDDEMRRGVWSAWLALGGLAVLLVGGSTLLADRLGAQLVRATRQLAASTRRLGAGELGERIEPTGPRELRDAGQAFNTMAGDLRRLLDRERELAADLSHRLRTPLTALRLDAEAIPPGPIADRMRDACDLLDEELDAIINGARLGVEERGKEQCDLVEVLADRLAFWSVLAEDQERPWEVVGGHEPVPIPLSMSDVILVVDAMLGNVFSHTDEGVAFRVSVSSTGLLVDDAGPGIDDPEAAVRRGHSGAGSTGLGLDIVRRAADNVRGQLIVGRSPLGGARVGLLLTSPAGS; encoded by the coding sequence GTGAGGTGGGCGCTGAACCGCCTCGCCCTGGCCATCACCTCGATGGTGGCCCTGGCGTTCCTGGTCCCGCTGGCCGTGGCGATCTGGCAGATCGCCCACGACAAGGCCGTCTCCGAGGCGCGGCAGCAGGCCACCTCGATGGTGACCGTGCTCGGCGTCAACGCCGACCCGACCGCGCTCACCAACGCGGTGGCCAGCACCTCCGCCGGAAGCGCCGGGCTGCTCGCCGTGCACCTTCCGGGCCTCGACCCGATCGGCACCTCGCATCTGACCGCGACGACCGTCGAGAGCGCCGCGAAACAGCGCCGCTCCGGGACCGTGGCGGCCGCCGGCGGAGTCGCCTACCTGCAGCCCACCGTGCTCACCGACGGCCGGACCGTGGTGGTCGAGGTGTTCGTCACCGACGACGAGATGCGCCGCGGCGTCTGGTCCGCGTGGCTGGCCCTCGGCGGCCTGGCCGTGCTGCTGGTCGGCGGTTCCACGCTGCTCGCCGACCGGCTCGGCGCCCAGCTCGTCCGGGCCACCCGGCAGCTCGCCGCCTCGACCCGCCGGCTCGGCGCCGGCGAGCTCGGCGAACGCATCGAGCCGACCGGCCCGCGCGAGCTGCGCGACGCCGGGCAGGCCTTCAACACGATGGCCGGCGACCTGCGCCGGCTCCTGGACCGCGAACGCGAACTCGCCGCGGACCTCTCGCACCGCCTGCGGACGCCGTTGACCGCGCTCCGCCTCGACGCCGAAGCCATTCCCCCCGGCCCGATCGCCGACCGGATGCGCGACGCGTGCGACCTGCTCGACGAGGAACTCGACGCGATCATCAACGGCGCCCGCCTGGGCGTCGAGGAACGCGGCAAGGAGCAGTGCGACCTGGTCGAGGTGCTGGCCGACCGGCTGGCCTTCTGGTCGGTGCTGGCCGAGGATCAGGAACGCCCCTGGGAGGTGGTCGGCGGGCACGAACCGGTGCCGATCCCGCTGTCGATGAGCGACGTGATCCTGGTGGTCGACGCGATGCTCGGCAACGTCTTCTCGCACACCGACGAGGGGGTGGCCTTCCGGGTCAGCGTCTCCTCCACCGGCTTGCTGGTCGACGATGCGGGGCCGGGGATCGACGACCCGGAAGCGGCGGTACGACGAGGGCACAGCGGCGCCGGGTCGACCGGGCTGGGACTCGACATCGTGCGGCGTGCCGCTGACAACGTACGCGGTCAATTGATCGTCGGGCGAAGCCCGTTGGGTGGAGCCCGCGTCGGATTGCTGCTCACGTCTCCCGCCGGGTCTTGA
- a CDS encoding response regulator transcription factor, which produces MALILLVEDDRNIAAALTRALTDAGHVVRAVGQAAQALKIVTQERPDLVILDLGLPDIDGTDALRMMRTVSDVPVIVATARRSEADIIALLSAGADDYVTKPFSGGHILARISAVLRRARTTTEQAPNAITVGELVIKPRQRRAELRGEPLQLTRREFDVLAYLAERVGQVISRRELMNQVWNQARIGEEQTIDVHISWLRRKLGETAAKPRFLHTVRGVGVMMVDPQ; this is translated from the coding sequence ATGGCGTTGATCCTGTTGGTCGAGGACGACCGCAACATCGCGGCCGCACTGACCCGTGCGCTGACCGATGCCGGGCACGTGGTGCGTGCCGTCGGCCAAGCCGCCCAGGCGCTGAAAATCGTCACCCAGGAACGGCCCGACCTGGTCATCCTCGACCTCGGGCTGCCCGACATCGACGGCACCGACGCGCTGCGGATGATGCGCACCGTCTCCGACGTGCCGGTCATCGTGGCGACCGCCCGGCGCTCGGAGGCGGACATCATCGCACTGCTCAGCGCCGGCGCCGACGACTACGTGACCAAGCCGTTCTCCGGCGGGCACATTCTGGCCCGGATCTCGGCGGTGCTGCGCCGCGCGCGGACCACCACCGAGCAGGCGCCGAATGCGATCACCGTGGGCGAGCTGGTGATCAAGCCACGGCAGCGCCGCGCCGAGCTGCGCGGTGAGCCGCTGCAGCTGACCCGCCGCGAGTTCGACGTGCTGGCCTACCTGGCCGAACGGGTCGGCCAGGTGATCAGCCGGCGGGAGCTGATGAACCAGGTGTGGAACCAGGCCCGGATCGGCGAGGAGCAGACCATCGACGTGCACATCTCCTGGCTGCGCCGCAAGCTCGGGGAGACCGCCGCCAAACCGCGGTTCCTGCACACCGTCCGCGGTGTCGGCGTGATGATGGTCGACCCGCAGTGA
- a CDS encoding M4 family metallopeptidase, which translates to MKSRTPVVVAAVAATAVASVAVAVAGPATAQPNVAASPAAAAASAASSLFAARPAALHAAADEAFVQHDVISTDHLQYVPFDKTYKGLPVIGGDGVVVTDLAGQVKFTSTAQSSPLGAVNTTPALTAAASLKVAKGQLKTVTTVEGTRLVVLATTGTPALAWESTIRGTNAGGPSRLTVDVDAATGRVLRTHEHVTDVTGTGNGWINGTVSLDTTLSGSTYSMTDPTMTTLKCQDAASNTTFTGSDNVWGNGTGTNRETGCADALYVAQREKAMLSTWLGRNGFNGSGGGWPLRVGLNDQNAYYDGSQVQIGKNTAGQWIASADVVGHELGHGIDDNTPGGISNGNTQEFVADTFGASTEWFANNPNDPPDFQVGEEVNLVGSGPIRYMYNPSLAGDDNCYSSSIPSEEVHAAAGPGNHWFYLLAEGTNPTDGQPTSTRCSGSGAISGVGIQNAIKIMYNAMLMKTSSSSYLKYRTWTLTAAKALDSSCGLFNTTKAAWDAVNVPAQSADPTCSGGGTGSPSPSTSTTTPPGGCSATNDTDVSIPDAGAAVYSNIVISGCARSASATSTIAVNIVHTYRGDLRVDLVAPDGTVYNLKATSGSDSADNVITTYTKNLSSEAANGTWRLRVQDVYSQDTGYINSWTLTV; encoded by the coding sequence GTGAAATCCCGTACCCCTGTCGTCGTCGCCGCGGTCGCCGCAACAGCGGTCGCCTCGGTGGCGGTGGCGGTCGCCGGTCCGGCGACCGCCCAGCCCAACGTGGCCGCCTCTCCCGCCGCCGCGGCCGCATCGGCCGCCTCATCCCTGTTCGCGGCCCGCCCCGCCGCCCTGCACGCGGCCGCCGACGAGGCCTTCGTCCAGCATGACGTGATCTCCACCGACCACCTCCAGTACGTGCCGTTCGACAAGACCTACAAGGGCCTCCCGGTGATCGGCGGTGACGGTGTCGTCGTCACCGACCTGGCCGGCCAGGTCAAGTTCACGTCGACGGCGCAGAGCTCGCCGCTCGGCGCGGTCAACACCACCCCGGCGCTGACCGCGGCCGCCTCCCTCAAGGTCGCCAAGGGTCAGCTGAAGACGGTCACCACCGTCGAAGGCACCCGTCTCGTCGTGCTGGCCACCACCGGCACCCCGGCCCTGGCCTGGGAATCCACGATCCGGGGCACGAACGCCGGCGGGCCGAGCCGGCTCACCGTCGACGTGGACGCCGCCACCGGCCGGGTGCTGCGGACCCATGAGCACGTCACCGACGTGACCGGCACCGGCAACGGCTGGATCAACGGCACGGTGAGTTTGGACACCACGCTCTCCGGCTCCACGTACAGCATGACCGACCCGACCATGACCACCCTGAAGTGCCAGGACGCGGCGTCCAACACCACGTTCACCGGCTCCGACAACGTGTGGGGCAACGGCACCGGCACCAACCGGGAGACCGGCTGTGCGGACGCCCTCTACGTCGCGCAGCGGGAGAAGGCCATGCTGTCCACCTGGCTGGGCCGCAACGGCTTCAACGGCAGCGGTGGCGGCTGGCCCCTGCGGGTCGGCCTGAACGACCAGAACGCCTACTACGACGGCAGCCAGGTCCAGATCGGCAAGAACACCGCCGGTCAGTGGATCGCCTCCGCCGACGTGGTCGGCCACGAGCTGGGCCACGGCATCGACGACAACACCCCGGGTGGCATCTCGAACGGCAACACCCAGGAGTTCGTCGCCGACACCTTCGGCGCGTCGACCGAGTGGTTCGCCAACAACCCGAACGACCCGCCGGACTTCCAGGTCGGCGAGGAGGTCAACCTGGTCGGCAGCGGTCCGATCCGGTACATGTACAACCCGTCGCTCGCCGGTGACGACAACTGCTACTCCAGCAGCATCCCGAGCGAAGAGGTGCACGCCGCGGCCGGCCCCGGCAACCACTGGTTCTACCTGCTCGCCGAGGGCACCAACCCGACCGACGGCCAGCCCACCAGCACCCGGTGCTCCGGCTCCGGCGCGATCAGCGGCGTCGGCATCCAGAACGCCATCAAGATCATGTACAACGCGATGCTGATGAAGACCTCCAGCTCGTCGTACCTGAAGTACCGCACCTGGACGCTGACCGCGGCCAAGGCGCTGGACTCGAGCTGCGGCCTGTTCAACACCACCAAGGCGGCGTGGGACGCGGTCAACGTGCCGGCCCAGTCCGCCGACCCGACCTGCTCCGGCGGCGGCACCGGTTCCCCGAGCCCGTCGACCAGCACGACCACCCCGCCGGGCGGCTGCAGCGCCACCAACGACACCGACGTCTCGATCCCGGACGCGGGTGCCGCGGTCTACAGCAACATCGTGATCAGCGGCTGCGCCCGCAGCGCCTCGGCGACCTCCACCATCGCGGTCAACATCGTCCACACCTACCGCGGTGACCTGCGGGTCGACCTGGTCGCCCCGGACGGCACGGTCTACAACCTGAAGGCCACGTCCGGCAGCGACAGCGCCGACAACGTGATCACCACCTACACCAAGAACCTGTCCAGCGAGGCGGCGAACGGCACCTGGCGCCTCAGGGTCCAGGACGTCTACTCCCAGGACACCGGCTACATCAACAGCTGGACCCTGACCGTCTGA
- a CDS encoding biotin transporter BioY, with translation MTDVFGAVVPGRPTGVLADVWGRSAVRDLLLIVGAAGAVGAAAQIAVPVPGSPVPITGQTFAVLLAGAVLGPGRGAAGMVLYALAGVLGVPWFAGGTSGWPVATGGYLIGFIVAAALVGQLAALGADRRPAYTIGLMLIGNLLIYLFGVPWLALMTTMDVPGAFCHGLVPYLMGDALKIALATALLPGAWALLNRKRPG, from the coding sequence ATGACTGACGTATTCGGTGCGGTGGTGCCCGGCCGGCCGACCGGGGTGCTCGCCGACGTCTGGGGCCGGTCCGCCGTCCGCGACCTCCTGCTGATCGTGGGCGCCGCCGGCGCGGTGGGCGCCGCCGCACAGATCGCCGTCCCGGTGCCCGGCTCGCCGGTGCCGATCACCGGGCAGACGTTCGCGGTGCTGCTGGCCGGGGCGGTGCTCGGCCCGGGCCGCGGCGCCGCCGGCATGGTGCTCTACGCGCTGGCCGGGGTGCTGGGCGTGCCCTGGTTCGCCGGTGGCACCTCGGGGTGGCCGGTCGCCACCGGCGGATACCTCATCGGCTTCATCGTGGCGGCGGCGCTGGTCGGGCAGCTCGCGGCGCTCGGGGCGGATCGCCGACCGGCGTACACCATCGGTCTGATGTTGATCGGAAATCTTCTGATCTACCTGTTCGGCGTTCCCTGGCTGGCCCTGATGACCACGATGGACGTGCCCGGCGCGTTCTGCCACGGCCTGGTCCCCTACCTGATGGGCGACGCGCTCAAAATCGCCCTCGCCACCGCCCTGCTGCCCGGCGCCTGGGCCCTGCTGAACCGCAAACGCCCCGGCTGA